A stretch of DNA from Actinomycetes bacterium:
CGCGCTCGATGGGCGTCACCGTCTCCGAGTGACGAGGGCCCTGGCCCGAGGAACCGAGGAGACAGACCAGCTCGTCTCCGACTGACGTCACCCACCGGTCGCCCCTCGGGGTCGACCATCTGCGCCGCCCCCGGCGCACCGACCAGCACGACGTGGCAGGGCCTCGCGCGGCCCGTCCGACCACGACTCCCACTCCACAAGGAGCAGCCATGAAGCGCAGCAAGGCCTACGACGAGGCGTCCGCCAAGATCGACAAGGACGCCCTGTACGCACCTCTCGCGGCCGTCCGTCTGGCCAAGGAGACCAACCCCGCCAAGTTCGACGCGACCGTCGAGGTCGCCTTCCGCCTGGGCGTCGACCCGCGCAAGGCCGACCAGATGGTGCGCGGCACCGTCAACCTCCCGCACGGCACCGGCAAGACCGCTCGGGTCCTGGTCTTCGCCAACGGTGAGAAGGCGGAGGAGGCGCGTGCCGCCGGCGCCGACGAGGTCGGTGGCGACGAGCTCATCGACAAGGTCGCGGCCGGCTACACCGACTTCGACGCCGCCGTCGCGACGCCCGACCTCATGGGCAAGGTCGGCCGGCTGGGCAAGGTGCTCGGCCCGCGTGGCCTGATGCCCAACCCCAAGACCGGCACGGTCACGATGGACGTCGCCAAGGCGGTCACCGACATCAAGGGCGGCAAGATCGAGTTCCGCGTCGACAAGCACTCGAACCTGCACTTCGTGATCGGCCGCGCGTCGTTCACCGACGAGGCGCTGGTGGAGAACTACGCCGCGGCGCTCGACGAGGTCCTGCGCCTCAAGCCGTC
This window harbors:
- the rplA gene encoding 50S ribosomal protein L1, with amino-acid sequence MKRSKAYDEASAKIDKDALYAPLAAVRLAKETNPAKFDATVEVAFRLGVDPRKADQMVRGTVNLPHGTGKTARVLVFANGEKAEEARAAGADEVGGDELIDKVAAGYTDFDAAVATPDLMGKVGRLGKVLGPRGLMPNPKTGTVTMDVAKAVTDIKGGKIEFRVDKHSNLHFVIGRASFTDEALVENYAAALDEVLRLKPSAAKGRYLKKATVTTTMGPGIPVDPNRTRNLMTDDEGQA